The genome window TAAAACTCGTAACTCTCTTTAGTTGTTCTAAGCTTTTTTATGTAATACTTGTAGTCTTCATGTTCATGAAAGATCTCTTGTTTGTTATTGCCTCTCGCTATTACATGATAAAGCGCGCCCGGATATTCTGCCCTTGGCCCTCGCGGCATCTGACCCTCCTACTAATAAGAACGATTGCCTTTTAGAGGATATTAACACAACTGCGCTTTTGTGCCTATAGTTATCGATGCTTCCATTGGCAGATGAAAGTTTTTCAGTTTTTCAGGAACGTCCCCTGTGTTTGAATCAAAATATTGCCTTCTGATATGATTAAACGTGTTAAATAATTGGTAGATGTTTCAGGCGACGACTATCCCGGGAGGTTAGTATGGATTTTGGATTAAAAAATAGACTCTCAAGAATCATCAAACCCGAAACAGGCAAGACTGTAATGCTTGCGGTTGACCACGGATACTTCCAGGGGCCTACCACTGGTTTAAGAGATCTTAAAAGCACCGTCACACCCCTTATCCCCCATGCAGATTGCCTGTTTATTACAAGAGGTATGCTAAGAACAAGCGTTGATCCAACAAACGATATTCCAATCTGCCTTAGAGTCTCGGGTGGCCCTAGCATACTTGGGGAATTGTCAAATGAAGATATCACAACGTCAATGGAAGAAGCTATAAGGCTTAATGCCTCAGGGGTTGGAATGTCTATTTTTGTTGGCGCACCCAACGAGGATAGAACAATATCTAATCTTGGCAGGTTGGTAAACGAGGCAGAGCGATACGGTATGCCCGTTCTTGCTATAACAGCGGTCGGCAGAGACATGGCCAGAGACGCGAGGTATCTTGCGCTTGCCTGCAGAATCGCCGCCGAGATAGGAGCGCACTTTGTAAAAACATACTATTGTGAGGAGTTTTACAAAGTGGTTGAAAGTTGCCCGGTCCCAATTGTTATGGCTGGCGGCAAGAAGATGCCGGAAAGAGATGCCTTGCAAATGACGTTTAATGCCATAAGTGAAGGTGCTTCCGGCGTTGATATGGGAAGAAATATCTTCCAGAGCGATAGTCCGATTGGCATGATGAAAGCAATAAGAGCGATAGTTCATAACGGCACATCGGTTGATGAGGCATTTGATATCTATCAAAGCTCAAAAAAGCAGCCGGCTGAAGTATAAATTAAACAGTTGAACCGTGAAAGTAGCTGTCTATTACAATAACAACGATATAAGGATTGAAGAGCG of Bacillota bacterium contains these proteins:
- the lsrF gene encoding 3-hydroxy-5-phosphonooxypentane-2,4-dione thiolase is translated as MDFGLKNRLSRIIKPETGKTVMLAVDHGYFQGPTTGLRDLKSTVTPLIPHADCLFITRGMLRTSVDPTNDIPICLRVSGGPSILGELSNEDITTSMEEAIRLNASGVGMSIFVGAPNEDRTISNLGRLVNEAERYGMPVLAITAVGRDMARDARYLALACRIAAEIGAHFVKTYYCEEFYKVVESCPVPIVMAGGKKMPERDALQMTFNAISEGASGVDMGRNIFQSDSPIGMMKAIRAIVHNGTSVDEAFDIYQSSKKQPAEV